In Euphorbia lathyris chromosome 9, ddEupLath1.1, whole genome shotgun sequence, the following are encoded in one genomic region:
- the LOC136206845 gene encoding membrane steroid-binding protein 2-like, whose product MAIYATLMDIIDSYTGLSPAAFFTIAALMVAVYKMVCGMFVDSEEFNKSSSSSNSTSNHIHTPTVYEPVQLGDVTEQELKAYDGSDPNKPLLMAIKGQIYDVSSSRIFYGPGGPYAKFAGRDASRALALLSFDPKDLTGNLDGLGESELEVLQDWEYKFMEKYVKVGKLVSEQIRAEENAEEAQKHEVNGDS is encoded by the exons ATGGCAATCTACGCAACATTGATGGATATCATCGACTCTTACACGGGGCTGTCACCGGCGGCATTCTTCACAATAGCGGCTCTCATGGTGGCGGTTTACAAAATGGTGTGCGGCATGTTTGTGGATTCCGAAGAGTTCAATaagtcatcttcttcctccaATTCCACCTCTAATCATATTCATACTCCAACAGTCTACGAACCAGTCCAATTGGGTGATGTTACTGAGCAAGAATTGAAAGCTTATGATGGTTCTGATCCTAATAAGCCTCTTTTAATGGCCATCAAAGGTCAGATCTACGATGTCTCTTCTTCCAG GATATTTTATGGTCCTGGTGGTCCATATGCAAAGTTTGCTGGAAGGGATGCAAGTAGAGCTTTAGCTCTCTTATCTTTTGACCCTAAAGACCTGACAGGAAATCTTGATGGTCTTGGTGAATCTGAACTTGAAGTTTTACAGGACTGGGAATATAAATTCATGGAGAAATATGTCAAGGTTGGAAAGCTTGTTTCTGAACAAATCAGGGCTGAAGAAAATGCTGAAGAGGCCCAGAAACACGAAGTCAATGGGGATTCATAA